In Candidatus Abyssobacteria bacterium SURF_5, the following are encoded in one genomic region:
- the galT gene encoding galactose-1-phosphate uridylyltransferase, whose translation MPEFRQNIATREWVIIAAERAERPDQFVRRRERRKALPEFSQSCPFCPGNEHLTPAPTLLVGRGDNWDVRVVPNKYAALRPDDSNEREKIGLFLKAGGYGIAEVIIETPRHDLSIATMSETHVRLVLGAYRQRKMEVAKRHNINFVTLFRNHGERAGTSLEHPHSQLIATPIIPPNVRDQINQSMMSYDSYGTCVYCQMVAEETQQGSRLLIDSEKFVAFVPFASRSPFEVMIVPKQHRAYFGNVADEELDDLARVLKTILCKIHKGLDDPDYNYIIQSAPVGDDDVKYYHWYLSIVPRLTTRAGFEMGSGININVMAPERCAQILRNVEIEACA comes from the coding sequence AAACATAGCCACCAGGGAATGGGTAATAATAGCCGCCGAGCGGGCGGAGCGGCCGGATCAATTTGTGCGCCGACGGGAAAGAAGGAAGGCCCTGCCGGAATTTTCCCAAAGCTGCCCCTTTTGTCCCGGCAACGAACATCTGACGCCCGCGCCCACATTGCTTGTCGGTCGCGGCGACAACTGGGATGTTCGGGTGGTTCCCAATAAATACGCCGCGCTTCGACCGGACGACAGTAATGAACGCGAAAAGATCGGGCTGTTCCTGAAGGCTGGGGGATATGGGATTGCAGAGGTTATCATTGAGACGCCACGACATGATTTAAGCATCGCGACAATGTCCGAAACGCATGTAAGGCTCGTGCTGGGGGCGTATCGGCAGAGGAAAATGGAAGTTGCGAAGAGGCATAATATCAATTTCGTCACGCTGTTCCGAAATCACGGAGAGCGGGCGGGGACTTCGCTTGAGCACCCGCATTCGCAGCTCATTGCGACCCCAATCATTCCGCCGAACGTGCGCGACCAGATTAACCAGTCGATGATGAGTTATGACTCGTACGGGACGTGTGTCTACTGCCAGATGGTTGCAGAAGAAACGCAACAGGGAAGCCGACTGCTCATCGATAGCGAGAAATTTGTTGCGTTTGTGCCATTTGCCTCACGGTCGCCGTTCGAAGTGATGATAGTTCCGAAACAGCATCGCGCTTATTTTGGAAATGTGGCCGATGAGGAGTTGGACGATCTGGCGCGAGTCCTGAAGACGATCCTGTGCAAAATTCATAAAGGGCTGGATGACCCGGACTACAACTATATTATCCAATCGGCCCCGGTGGGCGATGACGACGTCAAATATTATCACTGGTATCTTTCCATTGTGCCGCGGCTGACGACGCGGGCCGGGTTCGAGATGGGATCGGGGATCAACATAAATGTGATGGCGCCCGAACGCTGCGCCCAGATCCTGCGAAACGTTGAAATCGAGGCGTGCGCGTAA
- a CDS encoding PAS domain S-box protein has translation MSDDKHSAQFSPFFLRFAENLRSIFDSLYDGIITVDPAGKIQQFNKAAEKITAFSADEALDKPLHVILRSRKEALTEMVVQSISANRRIENYGLEITTKDGRLKTINITSTVLSDIYEDKPAGAVISIADVTEIYSLKEELRGRYRLDQIIGKNHLIQQVYDRILQTAESDSTVLIQGESGTGKELVAHAIHYHSHRAHAPFIKVNCSALAETLLESELFGHVKGAFTGALYDKVGRFEAANGGTIFLDEVGDFSPFIQLKLLRVLQEREFERVGETASRKSDVRIIAATSRNLKDLVQKAEFRPDLYYRLRVIPIFLPPLRERRDDLPLLINHFINRFNKIMAKRIRGVSEESMVFLWNYDWPGNIRELEHALEHAIVLSRSTLIEPHDLPLEIRKMEDFEPTQERKIRLLKHSRLETKAEHSIITQALREAAGNRTQAANILGISRTTLWRKMRTHHIE, from the coding sequence GTGTCGGACGATAAACACTCAGCACAATTTTCGCCTTTTTTTCTGCGCTTTGCGGAAAACCTCAGATCGATCTTCGATAGCCTGTACGACGGCATAATAACAGTCGATCCCGCCGGCAAGATTCAGCAATTCAATAAGGCCGCCGAAAAAATCACCGCTTTTTCCGCCGATGAGGCCCTTGATAAGCCGCTTCATGTGATTCTGCGCTCCCGTAAAGAGGCGCTTACCGAAATGGTTGTCCAGAGTATCTCCGCAAATCGCCGGATCGAGAATTATGGGCTCGAGATAACCACGAAGGACGGGCGGTTGAAAACGATCAACATCACGAGCACCGTCTTATCCGATATCTACGAAGACAAACCCGCCGGCGCCGTCATCAGCATAGCCGATGTAACCGAGATTTACAGCTTGAAAGAGGAACTACGGGGAAGATACAGGCTGGACCAGATTATCGGCAAGAACCATCTGATTCAGCAGGTGTATGATCGCATTTTGCAGACTGCCGAAAGCGATTCCACTGTCCTCATCCAGGGCGAAAGCGGCACTGGAAAGGAACTTGTGGCCCATGCGATCCATTATCACAGCCACCGGGCTCACGCCCCTTTTATCAAGGTTAACTGCTCCGCCCTGGCCGAGACGCTGCTCGAAAGCGAGCTGTTCGGGCACGTAAAAGGGGCCTTTACGGGGGCGCTGTATGATAAGGTGGGAAGATTCGAGGCCGCCAATGGGGGCACGATATTTCTCGACGAGGTCGGCGACTTCAGCCCGTTCATTCAGTTGAAACTGCTGCGGGTCCTCCAGGAGAGAGAATTCGAACGCGTCGGCGAAACGGCCTCACGCAAAAGCGATGTTCGCATTATCGCGGCCACCAGTCGCAACTTGAAGGACCTCGTCCAGAAGGCAGAATTCCGGCCCGACCTTTACTACCGCCTTCGCGTTATCCCGATCTTTCTGCCGCCGTTGAGGGAGAGAAGAGACGACCTGCCGCTCCTGATCAACCATTTTATCAATCGCTTCAATAAGATAATGGCCAAGAGAATCCGCGGGGTGAGCGAGGAGAGCATGGTTTTTCTCTGGAACTACGACTGGCCCGGCAATATCCGGGAACTCGAGCACGCGCTCGAACACGCAATCGTGCTTTCCCGAAGCACGTTGATTGAGCCCCACGACCTCCCGCTCGAGATACGAAAAATGGAAGATTTCGAGCCGACGCAGGAAAGAAAGATACGATTGCTCAAGCATTCCCGCCTTGAAACCAAGGCCGAGCATTCAATTATCACGCAGGCTCTTCGAGAAGCAGCAGGAAATCGAACGCAGGCTGCAAATATCCTCGGCATCAGCCGGACTACGCTCTGGCGGAAAATGAGGACTCACCACATCGAGTAA